From Candidatus Cloacimonadota bacterium, a single genomic window includes:
- a CDS encoding DNA adenine methylase has product FFYLDPPYYTKEHIYEREDANAFNQHEELVEALKQIKGKFLLSYNNDPYIKQLYDGCIIDEVETQYSVSGAFQTEIELLIRNY; this is encoded by the coding sequence TTCTTCTATCTGGACCCTCCCTACTATACCAAGGAGCACATCTACGAACGTGAGGACGCGAACGCTTTCAACCAGCATGAAGAGCTGGTAGAAGCTCTGAAGCAGATCAAGGGCAAGTTCCTGCTATCCTACAATAACGATCCTTACATCAAGCAGTTGTACGATGGCTGCATCATTGATGAAGTCGAGACGCAGTACTCAGTATCTGGGGCTTTCCAGACGGAGATTGAGCTACTAATTAGGAATTATTGA